A window from Triticum aestivum cultivar Chinese Spring chromosome 6D, IWGSC CS RefSeq v2.1, whole genome shotgun sequence encodes these proteins:
- the LOC123142705 gene encoding uncharacterized protein, which produces MAATSLTAKHVALAKLKPSFPVASFNSSSKSGSHHNPKECLAFSNRPSTRARHAHLHMIAPRTLAATRVDEKRLSFIGSGHALIRRYSGILCTRKKVLPECASIMDVGMVWWQAFGVALLMSYLVLAIRGEDVRTTKNRENIDQIRQVDKTIVTDGGDVYDCTDVNLQPALNHPLLKDHKIQMEPSSFPNGQNVKSPFLNVESEAHPSVIECPIGTIPILRNNRREHVAGHNIDAVFTKFKQLGVAGIKYYDDVYGARAILNVYEPKVKKDSKDLSATGVQIDNGPNGIDGIIVGYSVAPNLVGDSFARFHIAWHAGASNKSCYDHTCPGFVQVNRNFGLGGRLQHVSVYNGKHYVLKILIFKDTKTKNWWVAYGEANIPIGYWPSSLFTYLRDKGNYTLWGGHVSGPTASSDSPQMGSGHFASEGHGKAAFIKSIQIIDENNKLVTPNENRVVTGTSDITKYTVDGYGIDKEGMHMYYGGPGNFV; this is translated from the exons ATGGCCGCGACCTCCCTGACTGCGAAGCACGTCGCGCTGGCGAAGCTGAAGCCCAGCTTCCCGGTGGCTAGCTTCAATTCAAGCTCCAAATCTGGCTCACATCATAACCCAAAAGAGTGCTTGGCCTTCTCAAATCGGCCCTCGACGCGCGCACGCCACGCTCACCTGCACATGATTGCACCGCGGACGCTGGCGGCCACG CGTGTGGACGAGAAGAGACTATCATTCATAGGTTCTGGTCATGCCCTCATTCGGCGCTATTCTGGAATATTATGCACTCGGAAAAAGGTGCTCCCAGAGTGCGCTAGCATCATGGATGTCGGCATGGTTTG GTGGCAAGCTTTTGGAGTGGCACTTCTCatgtcatatcttgttctagccaTCAGAGGAGAAGATGTAAGAACTACAAAGAACAGGGAAAATATTGACCAGATTCGACAAGTTGATAAAACTATCGTG ACGGATGGAGGAGATGTCTATGATTGCACTGATGTGAATCTTCAACCAGCTCTTAACCACCCATTATTGAAAGACCACAAAATTCAG ATGGAGCCAAGTTCCTTTCCGAATGGACAAAATGTCAAATCTCCATTCCTAAATGTTGAATCCGAAGCGCATCCATCGGTCATCGAATGCCCAATTGGAACAATTCCAATACTTCGTAACAATAGAAGGGAGCATGTAGCAGGACACAATATTGATGCTGTGTTTACCAAGTTTAAGCAACTAGGg GTGGCAGGAATAAAATATTATGATGATGTATACGGGGCACGTGCTATATTAAATGTTTATGAGCCAAAGGTGAAGAAAGATAGTAAGGATCTCAGTGCAACGGGGGTTCAAATTGATAATGGGCCAAATGGAATTGATGGTATAATTGTTGGTTATTCGGTAGCTCCAAACTTGGTTGGTGATAGCTTCGCGAGGTTTCATATTGCTTGG CATGCAGGCGCATCGAACAAGTCCTGCTATGATCACACATGTCCTGGTTTCGTGCAAGTTAACCGCAACTTTGGTCTTGGTGGAAGATTACAACATGTTTCAGTCTATAATGGGAAACATTATGTACTTAAGATCCTTATTTTCAAG GACACAAAGACAAAGAATTGGTGGGTAGCATATGGTGAAGCAAATATACCCATCGGATATTGGCCAAGTTCATTATTCACTTACCTTAGGGATAAAGGTAATTACACATTATGGGGTGGGCATGTTTCGGGCCCGACGGCTTCATCTGATTCTCCACAAATGGGTAGTGGACATTTTGCCTCTGAAGGACATGGCAAAGCAGCTTTCATAAAGAGCATCCAAATTATTGATGAGAATAACAAGCTTGTTACTCCAAATGAGAACAGAGTCGTCACTGGAACTAGTGATATAACAAAATATACTGTTGATGGTTATGGCATTGATAAGGAGGGTATGCATATGTACTACGGTGGACCAGGTAATTTCGTCTAA